In Gasterosteus aculeatus chromosome 15, fGasAcu3.hap1.1, whole genome shotgun sequence, a single genomic region encodes these proteins:
- the stard9 gene encoding uncharacterized protein stard9 isoform X2 — protein sequence MANVQVAVRVRPLSARERAEEGRLAVQVEDKLVRVRNVKPDGRADGAADSREKLLEFCFDYCYWSVDPADPHYASQEEVFQDLGVSVLSGASEGYNVCLFAYGQTGSGKTYTMMGTPDSTGLTPRICQGLFRPEDTVPDEQSSSRVEISFLEIYNERVRDLLRGGEPKKRAGLRVREHPEKGPYVQDLSQHVVSDCKQAMDLLEQGIANRITAATHNHDASSRSHAIFTIQYTQAILENNHPSETVSKINLVDLAGSERADPHYCRDRLTEGSNINKSLVTLGIVISALAQNSQMSSSCQSINSMASEGDGSTVGSHSSSLSGGGGGGGGGRRHCFIPYRDSVLTWLLKDSLGGNSKTIMIATVSPSSSSYNETLSTLRYAGHAKNIINKPRVNEDASVRLIRELREEIDRLKSMLLSFEMRNLSPSLSDERDGNLSDIVHQNELKVEQLTKDWSESWRDKKELLEQYGVDVNRDRAGFLINSLRPHLVALDGDVLSTGVVFYHLREGLTHIGPQDPFEKPQIVVPGGASCVVENKGGVVTLRPLPGCACSLNDREVTEPCRLAQGTVITLGGVHKFRFNHPAEAAVLRERRRASEGGMTCTYIDLCPMTLDHSVEDVKLPDQLGAGVSPTEEPTARQRVEEQQRYVESLRHEIQAEQRRAERELEREQAHLRQQHCEIKQWILQEKQRLTTTELRITRESGVQTDLVPSSLTPEPVASPARGSQEGRTVDRPSVVIRARKRAVQEELLKHHALRRSESRIRRKTLHYQLERVARKRRLLEAKRELQRLEGALPAGLDSPQSPNLGSPTAPRGRSLASRRHSFSADILSRLYPHNTPIFRHFLKRNRSTELTSNSSTASDAIDGRKWVSDECLPRERTQSCSGSLSSGQSEAGRRRANSSENLRPTGREELQAQPIRERPERKPLLPNRELSFKNRLDQNSTGTLKSPHGTTLQKACKENTQGTTACKTSSQIVSRGNEINLPHAGNKGLETIQKTVSCSLGPTLKTSLSKVFRKPPTIVSGRRNPKPLRKIASQFPWRQRRDGILKDTKLSRRQCVVRAAVSCEELDQRTVFEDVKPKRWRSTEALMSKTSTWVQRQQGLMGWEEEPEERDEVTSDCESLFSLDSLSSAYVTALAQQLRREEAASSEVESEDSQMSEDSLVGEGSGRHSTVLTECSLSSARHQRTPEIGPDWNSCQKAPVIRGEAYWSRQSPPKSRQSGATTRPPSHDSLVAGVPNPTEGFGDMQTTSTISPRSLSSCSVKEPDNVLALTDAWSSSAADSPRIHRDSLPLQVFTGVESSSSSPSPNSMTLSDCPSGPSSASTSTKGVNVTVQDHGWEIVWGTSETLGSQVLTSPEEALEQEGRCVEQMENTGNAAMDTPDRSIKSPDLVLTSEPRSARVPPTEILYNKQQVTQVNLLQVLLDVPDMVAADEMCRSGCKTVPPLSDTSHVQLLKSDPVRVLKPLSEDEVLSRTDGATEKLKNMNRSDLRNTKHLSSTRDKMLDEAETKEALTEHHIALQQELVKSSCKNSRKRNKGRRDAFIGSLKIPKRSNGSEVLTSFTAPVDDREEDFPDDHNNSDSTGEQSDVEADGSGFHSVSPDGSFREGAEAPPVSDPMGKNPGEIFNDSECGDSGSRSGSSAGERKVDEKGDKAIEDVAAETKEGESPLDKPRRRQESIKHVCKSEAICSAIDLRIAEVVEEHMRLSLIGIEDDRKSRTQSMRALSSPASHFGPKRDETGWKEVQLREKVSDQVMKGTIPEGCLAPDRIKRENAVGNSKHLASDLPTESSTSHESHMLKCAEATQNVDHVHDVCDALSNKPVTSHCVPNNNVQLNMNPNSRKESEHSTGNPTLQSPSSSSTSRSYIESKGNAVGKDALCRETNDSGRQKGTSRLHPTIGDTRWNEVDTRSSLVDGPAFTPELHQVRRGTPPTLGGAEENCGCNQERDVSTEGTSTRPFEPHRRHCSQNTPASTKCLWVSTVRDGNGETDHSRGGGPSVTAQEEASSIPTHSRGFTQTCVVNMNYHNDCQHGSNSVCTFVKDAQIDSQPDYFMLNDEETPRLFAESKHEASISGSVELQRQKPQGNAVKRAGCYGSVMSKAVPPLKAPAPADQQNGSPLVSKMAKSKRLRKSKIQTHPMSSTESSPKSSDEDKEDDKTPRVHHSRPSSKWVKLGARSQDADMCATESARKSKMKTCSAGTPGKSEVKACRDNNQTIDAPQRTHSEEIILCAKKGGPHQDPPMHFASSDINPFVHQWQGEDSNQHCHKNPAYGSAADLSSKTPLLNSAEKRMARCCSVDNGLNGQNSPFYSHLSAYATHKGLSSTLSSMEDYKEQGSETRQRAAAGGLTAAGSSSSNGAPDTFGDNSWRMHEIRPACSSERDSKGSEGAARRRSSTCEHGTQTERGLRAVNGDGPTKRERHKRSNTDVPGAQKTKVGMKECPTWASMENMSARLSKLIDSTSDLLGDVQGMRTGEGLKSSPSSRRTTSVSMSNSSIPHGDRARRDRSTQTAVDVGVQTEREAAADGMPSEGSISHEVNVIVKVIGSEVVLESPDSAAAKRPASPSENKTPPLKTAGECRRRLVPAPSRGSKQSPHEVARRTSVKNSHQENPCPSLRNDPPLSLEKQVAFTDRASSPIRTVGTGLRTRRKGNQSVLIKPQNSESDGGGGALSSQPSARSSVSEGERIPRRDLDVSSESASLGMAKETSRPLSVRYADADLRSVSHSDSKWPSSSQQWRTSTSTNSLTMQSHISPASRADEVHKQRAEATHQNQTSSSTRPAVDSVDCADPRSSSPVSRRTARLQEDDAASLAPSECDTDVLVNVEPVTGVCQPPRRPAAPEDLPMHNKFTNWSGISLQRSKASDKPGPLGSTESCGSTEGTGEHGVGRAREIERLRQEREQVMATVSLNMNPAPLTVERTEAKLHYGLGQTDTLLKMLSPRSREEAEPQTCVPTKRQLYDRHRRSIEGSRQEREERLQTQRRARSLSPSQHPRSSPQEAAATATARAATAGRHKESLQQLRQEASRIPPPPRGESHCPSDIKQLLRDYGRAREEARTEIAKARERLRERTEQEKKRLQQQALFQEVRDDLRHRTRISNSTLCTGSSLSLSSGPTSGYNSGNALQNGNRSLLTGQFSGFQDEGLKVRTRLPMCGPQSVKSQRAWLSAHDVRLEPPVSGFEPLMTSSPSTRSRQRTASFGSSSSISTTYQDITSGLLGRALDEVRLASSGDLRNLLMGKATAAWRYQGEEQGVEAYYKPSSSPSVHSFLGAGELDRPLDSLWTTICQLSKSHVYNQSVRSVWTRPLDDSTQLVYALTDPSACHLSQPRDFCCISTESKQGGLCVLAMQSVFEESLPRPSVDAVRGEMMPSCWILQPIGRSGQEATRVIYLLQVDLGTPSFPHRLLSTVARRHAAVIADLDDFLAKSTGLQATH from the exons AAGAAGAGGGCCGGCCTGAGAGTTCGAGAACACCCGGAGAAAGGACCCTATGTCCAAG ACTTGTCCCAGCACGTGGTGTCGGACTGCAAGCAGGCCATGGACCTTTTGGAGCAAGGCATCGCCAACCGAATCACCGCGGCAACTCACAACCACGATGCCAGCAGCAGATCGCACGCCATCTTCACCATCCAGTACACGCAG GCAATCCTAGAAAATAACCATCCCTCCGAAACTGTCAGCAAGATAAACCTGGTGGACTTGGCTGGAAG CGAGCGAGCCGACCCGCACTACTGCAGGGACAGACTGACGGAGGGCTCCAACATCAACAAGTCGCTCGTCACTTTGGGCATCGTCATATCCGCTCTTG CACAGAACTCCCAGATGTCCAGCAGCTGTCAGAGTATCAACAGCATGGCCTCTGAGGGCGACGGCAGCACGGTGGGCAGCCACAGCAGCTccctgtcaggaggaggaggaggaggaggaggagggaggaggcactGCTTCATCCCCTACAGAGACTCGGTGCTAACCTGGCTGCTGAAAGACAGCCTGGGCGGCAACTCTAAGACCATCATGATTGCCA CCGTCTCGCCCTCCTCTAGCAGCTACAACGAGACCCTCAGCACGCTGCGCTATGCCGGCCATGCcaaaaacatcatcaacaaGCCCCGGGTTAACGAG GATGCCAGCGTTCGGCTGATCCGGGAACTGAGAGAAGAGATTGACAGGCTGAAGAGCATGCTGCTCAGCTTTGAAATG cgTAATCTCAGTCCATCCCTGAGCGATGAGAGGGATGGAAATCTTTCTGATATTGTGCATCAGAACGAACTCAAG GTGGAGCAGCTGACGAAGGACTGGTCGGAGAGCTGGAGAGACaagaaggagctgctggaaCAGTACGGCGTGGACGTCAACCGAGACCGGGCCGGGTTCCTCATCAACTCCCTCCGACCGCACCTGGTCGCTCTCGATGGAGATGTTCTCAGCACCGGAGTCGTCTTCTATCACCTCAGG GAAGGACTCACCCACATAGGACCTCAGGATCCGTTTGAAAAACCACAAAtag TTGTGCCGGGCGGCGCCAGTTGTGTGGTTGAAAACAAGGGAGGTGTGGTAACGCTCAGACCGCTGCCGGGCTGCGCCTGCTCGCTCAACGACCGGGAGGTCACTGAACCCTGCAGACTGGCTCAAG gGACAGTTATCACCTTGGGAGGAGTTCACAAGTTCCGCTTCAACCACCCAGCCGAGGCGGCTGTCCTCCGGGAACGCAGGCGG GCAAGTGAAGGTGGCATGACCTGCACCTACATCGACCTTTGCCCCATGACCCTGGATCACAG TGTCGAAGATGTGAAGCTCCCAGACCAGCTGGGTGCCGGTGTCTCCCCCACTGAGGAGCCCACTGCGAGGCAGcgtgtggaggagcagcagcgctATGTGGAGAGTTTGCGACATGAGATTCAGGCTGAACAGAGGAGGGCTgagagggagctggagagggagcAGGCCCACCTCCGACAGCAGCACTGTGAGA TCAAGCAGTGGATTCTTCAGGAGAAACAGCGTCTGACAACCACAGAGCTGAGAATCACCCGAGAGTCCGGAGTCCAGACGGACCTCGTCCCCTCGAGCCTCACCCCGGAGCCAGTGGCGAGTCCTGCGCGTGGGAGCCAGGAAGGTCGGACGGTAGATCGACCATCCGTGGTCATACGGGCCAGGAAGAGGGCGGTGCAGGAGGAGCTACTGAAGCATCACGCCCTCCGCCGCTCCGAGAGCCGCATCCGTCGGAAGACGTTGCACTACCAGCTGGAGAGGGTCGCCCGCAAGCGGCGTCTGTTGGAGGCAAAGCGGGAGTTGCAGCGGCTGGAGGGGGCCCTGCCTGCGGGACTCGACAGCCCACAGTCTCCCAATCTGGGCTCCCCCACAGCGCCCAGAGGAAGATCGCTCGCTTCTCGTAGACACTCGTTCTCGGCGGATATTCTGTCTCGGCTTTACCCACATAACACCCCCATCTTTAG GCACTTCCTCAAGAGAAACAGATCCACAGAACTGACGTCGAATTCCTCCACAGCCTCGGATGCCATTGACGGCAGGAAGTGGGTTTCCGATGAGTGTCTTCCTCGAGAAAGAACCCAGAGTTGTTCCGGTTCGCTCTCCTCGGGACAAAGTGAAGCCGGCCGCAGAAGAGCAAACTCCTCCGAAAACCTCCGACCAACCGGCAGAGAGGAGCTCCAAGCTCAGCCCATCCGGGAACGACCAGAGAGAAAACCTCTGCTGCCGAACCGAGAACTGTCTTTTAAGAACAGATTGGATCAGAACTCAACAGGGACTCTCAAGTCGCCACATGGTACTACTTTGCAGAAAGcctgcaaagaaaacacacaaggaaCCACAGCTTGCAAAACCAGTTCTCAGATTGTCTCCCGGGGGAATGAGATAAATCTTCCCCACGCAGGTAACAAAGGACTGGAAACCATTCAGAAGACCGTCTCTTGTTCTCTTGGGCCCACGTtaaaaacgtctctctccaAAGTATTTAGGAAACCCCCAACTATTGTGAGTGGAAGACGAAACCCCAAACCTCTGAGGAAGATAGCAAGCCAGTTTCCCTGGAGGCAAAGAAGAGATGGGATCCTTAAAGACACCAAGCTGAGCCGGAGACAATGTGTTGTTAGGGCGGCTGTCTCGTGTGAGGAGCTCGACCAAAGGACTGTGTTTGAGGACGTTAAACCCAAGCGCTGGCGCAGTACTGAGGCTCTGATGAGCAAGACCAGCACGTGGGTCCAGAGACAACAGGGATTGATGGGATgggaggaggagccggaggagagggATGAAGTAACGTCAGACTGCGAGAGCCTCTTCTCTCTCGACTCGCTGTCCTCTGCTTACGTGACGGCCCTCGCGCAGCAGCTGAGACGCGAGGAAGCGGCTTCGAGTGAAGTAGAGAGCGAGGACAGCCAGATGTCTGAAGACTCCTTGGTTGGGGAGGGCAGTGGGAGACACTCGACAGTGCTGACGGAATGCTCCCTTTCCTCGGCGCGGCACCAGAGAACCCCAGAGATCGGTCCGGACTGGAACAGCTGTCAGAAAGCTCCGGTGATCCGAGGCGAGGCGTACTGGAGCCGGCAAAGTCCCCCGAAATCAAGACAAAGCGGTGCCACAACAAGGCCTCCTTCCCACGACTCGTTAGTAGCAGGTGTTCCCAACCCGACTGAGGGCTTTGGGGACATGCAGACCACTTCCACCATCAGCCCACGCTCCTTGAGCAGCTGCAGTGTGAAGGAGCCGGACAACGTGCTGGCCCTCACCGATGCCTGGTCCTCCTCCGCAGCAGACAGTCCCAGGATTCACAGGGATTCTCTCCCTTTACAAGTGTTCACGGGTgtagagagcagcagcagcagtcccagTCCAAACAGTATGACCCTCTCGGACTGTCCGAGTGGACCCAGCTCCGCATCCACCAGCACTAAGGGTGTAAATGTAACCGTGCAGGATCACGGTTGGGAAATTGTATGGGGCACATCTGAAACGTTAGGCTCCCAGGTTCTAACCTCACCAGAGGAAGCCCTGGAGCAGGAAGGACGTTGTGTGGAGCAAATGGAGAATACGGGGAACGCAGCTATGGATACTCCGGACCGCAGCATCAAAAGTCCAGACCTCGTGCTGACGTCAGAACCTCGAAGCGCTCGTGTGCCGCCCACCGAGATCCTCTACAATAAACAACAAGTCACCCAAGTAAACCTGCTTCAGGTGCTGCTGGATGTGCCCGACATGGTGGCAGCAGACGAAATGTGCCGGTCAGGTTGTAAAACCGTCCCGCCGCTCTCTGATACCAGCCATGTTCAATTATTAAAAAGTGACCCTGTACGGGTCCTCAAACCGTTGTCTGAAGATGAAGTACTAAGCAGAACAGATGGTGCAacagaaaagttgaaaaatatgaaCCGATCTGACCTTCGGAACACCAAACATTTATCGTCTACGCGGGACAAAATGTTGGATGAGGCTGAAACCAAAGAAGCTCTGACTGAGCACCATATTGCACTACAGCAGGAGCTTGTTAAATCCTCTTGTAAAAATTCCAGGAAGAGGAACAAAGGCCGGCGGGATGCTTTCATAGGTAGCCTGAAAATTCCGAAGAGGAGCAACGGCAGTGAGGTGCTAACTTCCTTCACTGCACCAGTTGACGATCGGGAAGAAGATTTTCCTGATGACCATAACAACAGTGACTCAACCGGGGAACAATCTGACGTGGAAGCTGACGGCTCCGGATTTCATTCCGTTTCCCCTGATGGCAGCTTTAGGGAAGGCGCGGAGGCGCCGCCGGTTTCTGATCCCATGGGAAAGAACCCTGGAGAGATCTTTAATGACTCTGAGTGCGGTGACAGCGGTTCTCGGAGCGGATCCTCTGCAGGAGAGCGCAAAGTAGACGAGAAGGGAGACAAAGCAATTGAGGACGTAgctgcagaaacaaaagaggGGGAATCACCACTTGATAAACCCAGAAGACGTCAAGAAAGTATAAAACACGTATGCAAGTCGGAGGCTATTTGTAGCGCCATTGACCTGAGAATCGCAGAAGTGGTCGAAGAGCACATGAGATTGTCATTGATTGGCATCGAGGATGATAGGAAGAGCAGGACTCAAAGCATGCGTGCCCTGTCGTCCCCCGCGAGTCATTTTGGCCCAAAACGTGATGAAACTGGATGGAAAGAAGTCCagctgagagagaaagtgagtgaTCAGGTGATGAAAGGAACAATCCCCGAAGGATGCCTTGCACCTGATCGGATCAAGAGGGAAAACGCAGTGGGCAACAGTAAACACCTGGCGTCAGATCTGCCAACCGAATCAAGCACTAGCCATGAGAGCCACATGCTTAAATGTGCTGAAGCAACACAGAACGTCGACCATGTGCACGACGTCTGTGATGCGCTATCAAACAAGCCGGTAACCTCTCATTGTGTCCCAAATAACAACGTCCAATTAAACATGAACCCCAACAGCCGGAAGGAGTCCGAGCACTCTACCGGCAACCCCACTTTGCAGTCCCCTAGCTCGTCCTCCACTAGCCGTTCCTACATTGAGTCCAAAGGAAACGCCGTGGGGAAAGATGCTTTGTGCAGAGAAACAAATGATTCAGGTAGACAAAAAGGAACATCCCGTCTTCATCCCACCATCGGCGATACACGCTGGAATGAAGTGGACACACGGAGCTCTTTGGTGGATGGCCCTGCTTTCACTCCTGAGCTTCACCAAGTACGCCGGGGAACACCTCCCACTCTGGGTGGTGCAGAAGAAAACTGTGGGTGTAACCAGGAAAGAGATGTCAGTACGGAGGGCACATCGACCCGTCCGTTCGAACCGCACAGACGTCACTGCAGCCAGAACACACCTGCCTCCACGAAATGCCTCTGGGTTTCTACTGTCCGTGATGGAAATGGGGAAACCGACCACTCACGAGGAGGTGGACCCAGTGTCACAGCACAGGAGGAGGCCAGTTCCATACCGACTCATTCAAGGGGCTTTACTCAGACCTGTGTGGTGAATATGAATTACCACAACGATTGCCAACATGGATCAAATTCAGTGTGCACATTTGTTAAGGACGCTCAAATTGACAGCCAACCAGATTACTTCATGCTAAACGACGAAGAGACTCCAAGGCTCTTTGCAGAGTCAAAACACGAAGCGAGTATTTCTGGTTCTGTGGAGCTGCAACGCCAAAAGCCGCAGGGGAATGCCGTCAAACGTGCCGGTTGCTACGGATCTGTGATGTCCAAAGCGGTTCCTCCGCttaaggcacctgcaccagctgaCCAGCAGAACGGATCTCCTCTCGTGTCTAAAATGGCCAAGTCAAAGAGGTTGAGAAAGAGTAAGATCCAGACTCATCCCATGTCTTCCACTGAGTCCTCTCCTAAGTCCTCAGATGAGGACAAGGAGGACGACAAAACCCCCAGAGTGCATCACAGCCGTCCCTCATCGAAATGGGTAAAGCTCGGCGCTCGGAGCCAGGATGCGGATATGTGTGCTACGGAGTCAGCGAGGAAATCTAAAATGAAGACTTGCTCTGCCGGAACTCCGGGTAAAAGTGAGGTCAAAGCTTGCAGAGACAACAACCAAACAATAGACGCTCCTCAAAGGACCCATTCGGAAGAAATCATCCTGTGTGCAAAGAAAGGTGGACCGCACCAGGACCCCCCGATGCATTTCGCCTCCAGCGACATCAACCCGTTCGTCCACCAGTGGCAGGGCGAGGACTCAAACCAACACTGCCACAAGAACCCCGCCTACGGAAGCGCCGCCGACCTGTCCTCTAAAACGCCGCTCTTGAACAGCGCCGAGAAACGCATGGCGAGATGCTGCAGTGTCGACAACGGTTTGAATGGGCAGAACTCGCCCTTCTACTCGCACTTGAGCGCTTACGCCACCCACAAGGGGCTCTCCAGCACGCTCAGCAGCATGGAGGACTATAAGGAGCAAGGCAGTGAAACCCGTCAGCGAGCCGCCGCTGGTGGCCTGACGGCGGCGGGTAGCTCTTCGAGTAACGGCGCTCCCGACACTTTCGGTGACAACTCCTGGCGGATGCATGAAATTAGGCCCGCGTGCTCGTCCGAGCGAGACTCCAAGGGAAGCGAGGGAGCCgcccggaggaggagcagcacgtGCGAGCACGGCACTCAGACTGAGCGCGGTCTTCGGGCGGTAAATGGCGACGGCCCGACGAAGAGAGAGCGGCACAAAAGGAGCAACACGGATGTACCAGGGGCACAGAAAACCAAAGTGGGAATGAAGGAATGTCCGACGTGGGCCAGCATGGAAAACATGTCGGCTCGCCTCTCAAAGCTGATCGACAGCACCTCGGACCTGCTAGGAGACGTGCAGGGAATGAGGACGGGCGAGGGCCTCAAGTCCAGTCCGAGTTCAAGGCGGACGACGAGCGTCAGCATGTCCAATAGCAGCATCCCTCACGGCGACCGCGCGCGGAGGGATCGCTCCACCCAAACGGCCGTTGATGTGGGGGTCCAGACGGAGAGGGAAGCCGCTGCCGATGGAATGCCCAGCGAAGGGTCCATATCCCACGAGGTCAATGTGATCGTCAAGGTGATCGGCTCTGAGGTCGTCCTCGAGTCCCCAGACTCTGCCGCGGCAAAAAGGCCCGCCTCCCCGTCAGAGAATAAGACGCCTCCTCTCAAGACGGCGGGCGAATGTCGCCGACGCTTAGTGCCGGCTCCTTCACGGGGCTCAAAGCAGAGCCCGCACGAAGTTGCTCGCAGGACATCTGTAAAAAACAGCCATCAAGAGAATCCCTGTCCCTCTTTGAGAAATGACCCGCCGCTTTCTTTAGAGAAACAAGTGGCGTTCACCGACCGCGCGTCGTCTCCCATCCGTACTGTGGGAACAGGTCTACGCacgaggaggaaaggaaaccaaTCCGTCCTAATTAAACCCCAGAACTCTGAGAgcgatggcggcggcggcgcgttGTCCAGCCAACCATCGGCTCGCTCATCCGTTTCAGAGGGTGAGCGGATACCGCGGCGCGATTTGGACGTCTCCTCAGAATCTGCCTCCCTTGGGATGGCGAAGGAAACGAGTCGCCCTCTAAGCGTTCGATATGCCGACGCTGACCTGAGGAGTGTTTCCCACAGCGACTCAAAATGGCCGAGTTCTTCTCAGCAGTGGAGGACCTCTACTTCAACAAACAGTTTAACCATGCAGAGCCACATCTCTCCTGCATCGAGAGCCGATGAAGTGCACAAACAACGGGCTGAAGCTACACATCAGAACCAAACATCAAGCTCCACAAGGCCCGCGGTCGATTCTGTCGATTGCGCCGATCCTCGCAGTTCGTCCCCGGTCAGTCGCCGGACCGCCCGACTCCAAGAGGACGACGCGGCGTCGCTGGCGCCCAGCGAGTGCGACACGGACGTCCTGGTGAACGTCGAGCCCGTCACTGGCGTGTGCCAGCCTCCGCGGCGCCCGGCAGCCCCGGAGGACCTGCCCATGCACAACAAGTTCACCAACTGGTCGGGCATCAGCCTTCAGCGATCGAAGGCCTCCGACAAGCCGGGCCCGCTTGGCTCCACGGAGAGCTGCGGCTCCACCGAGGGAACCGGCGAGCATGGCGTCGGAAGGGCCCGAGAGATCGAGAGGCTGCGACAGGAGCGAGAGCAGGTGATGGCCACCGTCAGCCTCAACATGAACCCGGCGCCTCTGACCGTGGAGCGGACGGAGGCCAAGCTGCACTACGGCCTCGGGCAGACGGACACGCTGCTGAAGATGCTGTCCCCGCGGAGCAGAGAAGAGGCGGAGCCGCAGACCTGCGTGCCTACCAAACGGCAGCTGTATGACAG ACACCGCAGGAGTATCGAGGGTTCTaggcaggagagggaggagcgtCTCCAGACCCAGCGGAGGGCTCGGAGTCTCAGTCCCAGCCAACATCCTCGCTCGTCTCCACAAGAGGCAGCTGCCACCGCCACGGCGCGCGCCGCCACGGCCGGTCGCCATAAAGAGTCACTGCAACAGCTCCGCCAAGAGGCGAGCAG AATACCACCACCCCCACGAGGAGAGAGCCACTGTCCGTCAGACATTAAGCAGCTGCTGCGCGACTACGGCCGCGCCCGAGAGGAGGCCAGGACAGAGATCGCCAAGGCGCGAGAACGACTGCGAGAGAGGActgagcaggagaagaagaggcttCAGCAACAGGCCCTGTTTCAGGAAGTCAGG GATGACCTTAGACATCGGACAAGAATCAGCAACAGCACCTTATGCACAGGATCCAGCCTGAGTCTTTCCTCTGGACCAACATCAGGGTACAACAGCGGAAACGCTCTACAGAACGGGAACAGGTCCCTTCTGACTGGACAG TTCTCAGGGTTTCAGGACGAAGGGCTAAAGGTCAGGACACGTCTTCCCATGTGTGGGCCTCAAAGTGTGAAGTCTCAGAGAGCCTGGCTGTCTGCCCATG ATGTCCGCCTTGAGCCTCCTGTCAGCGGGTTTGAGCCCCTTATGACTTCATCTCCCTCGACTCGCTCACGTCAACGCACCGCCTCCTTTGGATCCTCCTCTTCCATATCCACGACCTATCAGGACATCACATCCGGTCTCCTCGGCCGTGCTTTGGATGAG GTGCGACTGGCTTCCTCTGGGGATTTAAGAAACCTGCTGATGGGCAAGGCCACAGCAGCCTGGAG GTACCAGGGAGAAGAACAAGGGGTCGAGGCTTACTACAAGCCCTCCTCCAGCCCGTCGGTCCATAGTTTCCTCGGAGCCGGGGAGCTGGACAGACCTCTGGACAGTCTGTGGACCACAATCTGCCAGCTGTCCAAGAGCCACGTGTATAATCAGTCGGTCCGTTCTGTGTGGACGCGACCACTAGATGACAGCACCCAGCTGG TTTATGCACTAACTGATCCGTCCGCCTGCCACCTCAGCCAGCCGCGCGATTTCTGCTGCATCAGCACCGAGTCCAAACAG GGGGGCTTGTGTGTGCTGGCAATGCAGTCTGTGTTCGAGGAGTCTCTTCCTCGTCCAAGTGTGGATGCCGTCCGCGGGGAGATGATGCCCAGTTGCTGGATCCTGCAGCCAATCGGACGTAGTGGACAGGAAGCCACCAGGGTCATTTACTTGCTACAG GTGGACTTAGGAACTCCATCCTTCCCTCACCGACTGTTGAGCACTGTTGCCAGGAGACATGCCGCTGTCATCGCCGATCTTGATGATTTCCTCGCCAAATCCACAGGACTCCAGGCGACGCATTAG